The DNA region GACTATACTTAGTGCTTTAATTGTTGAATCGTAGGTAATATCTAATACGATAGAAAAAAAAGATTTATATGGTTTACGAATAAGAGTTAGATAACCAAAAAATACTACCCCAAGAAATCCTATGCTAGCTTTAATTTCTAATAAAAGGTTGTTTGTATTTTTTCCTAGGGTATAGATGCTATTGAAGACTACGTTATTAGGTTTAGCAAGTTCTTCATCTTTTTGAGAAGGGAAATTTTTAATAACAATATTAATTAAGTTTTTATTTTTTTCGTTATTAATTATTATTTGTTCTTTGCTTAAGTTTAGAGTATTGGCTAACCTGATTACAAAGTAAGCACCCGCGGTATCTAAACTTTCAATTTTTGAGATATCTAAATGTTTTATATTATTTTTTATTTTATCTATTTTTTTATCAATTATCTTTGGCTTAACTTGCTTAAGGGTTAGCAAGCCTTCAAAATAAATAGTATCTTTATCTACTTTCAAATCCATTTGCTATATAACAATAGTTTAAGCCTCAATGTCTTAAATATACTAAAAAAGCTAACCAATACCAATAGTTATACTAGGATTATTAACAATATTTAATAGAATTATATTGTATTAAGCTATTTAGTTTAATAATACTAATAAGTCTTCGTTTATATTCTTGTGAGCCTATTTCTGAGTAATTTTCAAGAGTATCAAAGAGTGCGGAGGTTGGTAACTGCTGGCTGTTTACTTTTTGCCTTATAATCCTGAAATCTTTAAATTTTGAGCCTGTATTGAGTCTATGGTAGTAGCCAAGAACACTGTCACTTGCGCTATTAAAGACTTCTAAATACACGTTTGCATCAAAGGCTTTTACTCCACAATTTTCAGAGTAACAGTGTAATCCGAAGTAATTGTTGTAGCCTTTAGCAAATCTTGATGTTCCCCAGCCACTTTCTAATATTGCTTGAGCAAGAACAAAGCTTGTTGGAATAGTATATACCTTTGGTTTTAGGAGTTTAAATTTAACTGATATATTAGAGTCATTTTTTATCTTATAATATTTTAAATATTCACTTAATACATGTAGTTCTTTTTTGTTGAGAGTTTGTTTTCTTATAATTTTTTTTCTAAGGTTTTTGATTTGTTTTTTTTCTAAGCATATTTCTCTATTAGCCATTTCTACTGCTGATAGCATATAGTTTATAAAAGTAGTTTTTCTTTCTGCAAAGTTTTTAATATTGGAAAAATCTGGTTTTTAAAGGTTTTGATGTTGATTAGATGCTATAAAGAAATTTTTTGTAGGATATTTCATTTTTTGTTCAAAAGATTAAACTATTGCAAGTAGTATTAAACATAAAGAAACACTAAAGTATTTTAAAAAGTGGTGTTTATTCATCATATTCATAGTCTTCTGCTTCAAAATATCCGATGGTTTCTCTAAGTTGGGTTTTCAGACTGAGCATATCATCAGGTAGTTTACTTTTAAATTTGACAATTTTTTCTGTAGTAGGGTGAATAAACGATAATTTATAAGCATGTAGAGCTTGTCTTTGTATATTTTCGATACCAATTTTTTTTAATTTAACAGATGATTTGTTATATGTTTGGTCACCAACTAAAGGATGTTTAATGCTTTTCATGTGGACTCTTATTTGGTGAGTCCTTCCTGTTTCAAGTTTACATTCAACTAGAGTGAATCCATCGTAAACTTCAATGGGTATATAATTTGTAATAGCTTCTTTACCTTTGTAGTTAATGGCTATTTTTGTACGATTATTTGGATCTCGACCTATTGGCTCATTAATTGTCCCATCATAGTATATTTCTCCTTCAACTATAGCCAGATATCTCCGAGATACTTGCCTATTTGATAACTGCTGCACTAAGCTATGGTATGCAATACTACTTTTAGCAGCTACCATTAGTCCAGATGTATCTTTATCTAAACGATGAACTATACCAGCGCGAGGTAACTTGTCTTGATTATCATAATGATACAATAAAGCATTTGATATGGTTCCAGACATATTACCAGCGCCTGGGTGTACGACCATATTTATAGGTTTATTTATTACTACAATATCATCATCTTCATAAACTATATCTAGTTCAATATTTTCAGGATACCATTCATTAGTTGGTAAAAGTTCAATATTAATATCAACTTGTTCATCACCAAGTACAATATACTTAGGCTTAGTAATTTGTCCATTGACTATTATAGAACCTTCTTTTATCCATTTTTGTATTTGAGAACGGGAAAATTGATTAAGTAAATCATTAACAGCTATATCTATTCGTTTACCAGCATCTTCGGTTTGTAGAATAATATTTTGATGAAATTTATTAGATAGTGTATCATTTGGCATGTTATGTATTTTGTATGTTTTTATAAAAAAATAATAATTTTATTAAAGATTATATAAGAAAATTCTAAGGATAGTTAATTTAATGACTAGATTTTTATATTTAATAACAGTTATTCTGGTTATTTTGACATTAAGCTCATGCGGACCTAAAAAAGATCCTGAATTGCCCCAAGTTTATACAGGCTATACTGCAAGTTTTATTTATGCTAAAGCTCATCAGCAGATGCAGGATGAAAAATATTTTGATGCTATTCGATCGTACAAGTCTCTTGTTGCACAGTATCCTTTTACACCATTAGCTGAAAAAGGTATGGTTGACTTAGTTTATGTATACTATATGGATGGCGAATCAACAATGGCTTTAGCATTAGGCAAGCAGTTCATCAAAATGTATCCGTATAGTAAGTATAAAGGTTATGTTTACTATATGATAGGAGTGGTAGGATTTGAGGATGGTAGAGGTCTGTTACAAACTTATGCACCATATGACATGAATTATCACGATCCCACTGG from Francisella halioticida includes:
- a CDS encoding RluA family pseudouridine synthase — protein: MPNDTLSNKFHQNIILQTEDAGKRIDIAVNDLLNQFSRSQIQKWIKEGSIIVNGQITKPKYIVLGDEQVDINIELLPTNEWYPENIELDIVYEDDDIVVINKPINMVVHPGAGNMSGTISNALLYHYDNQDKLPRAGIVHRLDKDTSGLMVAAKSSIAYHSLVQQLSNRQVSRRYLAIVEGEIYYDGTINEPIGRDPNNRTKIAINYKGKEAITNYIPIEVYDGFTLVECKLETGRTHQIRVHMKSIKHPLVGDQTYNKSSVKLKKIGIENIQRQALHAYKLSFIHPTTEKIVKFKSKLPDDMLSLKTQLRETIGYFEAEDYEYDE
- a CDS encoding outer membrane protein assembly factor BamD → MTRFLYLITVILVILTLSSCGPKKDPELPQVYTGYTASFIYAKAHQQMQDEKYFDAIRSYKSLVAQYPFTPLAEKGMVDLVYVYYMDGESTMALALGKQFIKMYPYSKYKGYVYYMIGVVGFEDGRGLLQTYAPYDMNYHDPTGYEDAYTNFQKAILLDPTGGFVPDAKRRMVFTNNIIAQHYDDIAHFYYKRGAYNAAIDRAAEVIRNYPQSTVVQDAFVLTIRSYNKLGLYDQAKENIKVLKKNYPKNKFLKNLRPDGTEEPSWYDRWFGWL